In Capsicum annuum cultivar UCD-10X-F1 chromosome 11, UCD10Xv1.1, whole genome shotgun sequence, one genomic interval encodes:
- the LOC107868098 gene encoding cyclic dof factor 1 → MSEIRDPAIKLFGKTIGMTQQETNCVHDHHTSASFDNDKIALGGELTQSKQDDVLVDPTADSSVEPETSSGISDDLKMQDAEKEILSSKSIEEEDSSEEKTLKKPDKIIPCPRCNSMETKFCYYNNYNVNQPRYFCKNCQRYWTAGGTMRNVPVGSGRRKNKNSSTSIYPLQAGRVEAAHGMHLPALRTNGTILTFGSDKPLCDSMASALNIAENSHNMNRNEYCGSERRMPAIANDQSNGTCSTASSITDKESNSGPHDLANWSNFQPFSPQVPYFHGAPWPYSGFPVSFYPATPYWGCTVASPWNVPWLSSDQSVHNTSPASPTLGKHSRDESKFDPSQSRRRDATLQDREGERCVLIPKTLRIHDPNEAAKSSIWSTLGIKNEKIHSTHGTMLFSSFNPKADLRNHERDASLLLQANPAALSRSLKFRESTQ, encoded by the exons ATGTCTGAAATAAGAGATCCTGCTATTAAGTTGTTTGGTAAAACAATTGGTATGACACAACAAGAAACCAATTGTGTTCATGATCATCATACAAGTGCTTCATTTGACAATGATAAG ATCGCTTTAGGAGGAGAACTTACACAAAGCAAACAAGATGATGTACTTGTCGATCCAACTGCAGACTCTTCGGTTGAACCAGAAACATCATCTGGTATAAGTGATGACCTCAAGATGCAGGATgcagaaaaagaaatattatCGTCTAAATCTATCGAGGAGGAAGATTCAAGTGAGGAAAAAACACTCAAGAAGCCTGACAAAATAATTCCATGTCCCCGATGTAATAGCATGGAAACAAAGTTCTGCTATTATAACAATTACAACGTCAATCAGCCCCGTTATTTCTGCAAGAACTGCCAGAGATATTGGACCGCTGGAGGAACAATGAGAAATGTGCCTGTGGGTTCTGGCCGCCGCAAGAACAAAAATTCATCCACTTCGATTTATCCTCTTCAAGCAGGTCGGGTTGAAGCAGCACACGGAATGCACCTTCCTGCTTTAAGGACAAATGGTACTATCCTTACATTTGGATCGGATAAACCACTTTGTGATTCCATGGCTTCTGCATTGAACATAGCTGAGAATTCACATAATATGAATCGAAACGAATACTGTGGATCCGAACGAAGAATGCCTGCAATTGCGAATGATCAATCAAATGGAACTTGTAGCACAGCCTCAAGTATAACTGACAAAGAAAGCAATTCCGGTCCACATGATTTAGCTAATTGGAGTAATTTCCAGCCATTTTCTCCTCAAGTACCTTACTTTCATGGCGCTCCGTGGCCTTATTCTGGCTTTCCAGTATCATTCTATCCAGCAACACCCTACTGGGGCTGCACCGTAGCAAGCCCTTGGAATGTACCTTGGCTTTCTTCTGATCAATCAGTCCACAACACAAGTCCTGCTTCACCGACTTTAGGAAAACACTCTCGTGATGAAAGCAAGTTTGATCCATCACAATCACGGAGAAGAGATGCTACTTTGCAGGACAGAGAAGGAGAGAGATGTGTACTGATTCCTAAGACATTaaggattcatgatccaaatGAAGCGGCTAAAAGCTCTATATGGTCGACATTAGGTATTAAGAATGAGAAGATTCATTCGACTCACGGAACAATGCTCTTCAGTTCCTTCAATCCAAAAGCTGATCTCAGAAATCATGAACGTGATGCTTCTTTACTCTTACAAGCTAATCCAGCAGCTTTGTCTAGATCACTTAAATTCCGCGAGAGCACCCAATAA